AGCAATACCATAACGTGCTGAATTTAAGCAACCTAATGGCCCTTTTAATCCTTTTATGGTAGGGAAAATGTTTTCTTTCGGAACTTTTACATTGTCAAATACCAATTCTCCGGTAGCGCTTGCACGCAAGCTCCATTTACCATGTGTTTCCGGTGTTGTAAATCCAGCCATTCCTCTTTCAACAACCAATCCACGAATATCACCAGCTTCATCTTTTGCCCACACTACTGCGATATCCGCGAAAGGAGCATTTGAAATCCACATTTTTGCGCCATTCAATAAATAATGGTCGCCTTTATCTTTAATATTGGTAATCATTCCGGAAGGATTTGAACCATGATCCGGTTCGGTTAATCCAAAACAACCCATCATTTCACCACTTGCCAACTTCGGAAGGTATTTCATGCGCTGCTCCTCGGTTCCGTATGTATAAATTGGATACATCACCAACGAACTTTGAACAGAAGCAGTTGAACGCAAACCACTGTCGCCACGCTCTAACTCTTGCATAATTAAACCATACGAAATTTGATCCAAGCCTGCTCCACCATATTTGGTAGGAATATACGGACCAAATGCACCAACTTCCGCCAAACCTTTGATCCATTGTTTTGGAAAAGTGGTTGTTTGACATGCTTCTTCCACAATTGGAGAAACCTCTTTCTTCACCCATGCACGTGCTGTTTCACGGATTAATTTATGTTCATCGGTTAATAACTCATCCATTAAATAATAATCGTGAGCTTCAAATCTATCTGTTGCCATTGTAAATAATTTTAATTTTTTTGCGAGACAAAAGTAAGTAAATATATTATATAAAATTGAGTTTTTAGATGAATAGGAAGTCTTCGCTCCTATTGGTGTTTAGCATAGGAACGCAGATTTTTTAAGATTTTTATGTTTCAAGGTTATGATTTTTTCTGTGTGT
This portion of the Bacteroidota bacterium genome encodes:
- a CDS encoding acyl-CoA dehydrogenase family protein codes for the protein MATDRFEAHDYYLMDELLTDEHKLIRETARAWVKKEVSPIVEEACQTTTFPKQWIKGLAEVGAFGPYIPTKYGGAGLDQISYGLIMQELERGDSGLRSTASVQSSLVMYPIYTYGTEEQRMKYLPKLASGEMMGCFGLTEPDHGSNPSGMITNIKDKGDHYLLNGAKMWISNAPFADIAVVWAKDEAGDIRGLVVERGMAGFTTPETHGKWSLRASATGELVFDNVKVPKENIFPTIKGLKGPLGCLNSARYGIAWGAIGAAMDCYDSALRYSKERIQFGKPIAGFQLTQKKLAEMITEITKAQLLTWRLGVLKNENRATPAQISMSKRNNVNMALQIAREARQIHGGMGITGEYPIMRHMMNLESVVTYEGTHDIHLLITGMDVTGINAFQ